The genomic stretch AAGTCGCAGGCAGGATTTTTACGAGCACGTGGCCGTAAGTAGCGGATTTCGTGAAGATCGACGGGAGACATTTAGGGACACCCCCTAATTTATTAAAGCTGTAAGCGAAGGAATAAAAGGCAAAATGAAGCAACGCATACTTGTTACTGCAGGACTACCATATGCAAATGGAAGTATTCATTTAGGCCATTTAGTTGGGTATTGTCAGGCAGATTTTTACGTAAGAGCCCACAAGCGTCTGGGCGAAAATGCCATTTATATCTGCGCTGACGATACTCACGGAACCCCAATAGAATTAAATGCCGCCCGTCAAGGTGTGAAACCTACAGAGTTAATCGAGCGTTATCATAAAGAACATAAGCGTGACTTTGCCCAATTTGATGTAGCATTCGATTATTTTGGTAGTACCAATAATGATACTAATCGTGAAATAGTTGAACGTGTTTATCATGAACTTCGTCAAAAAGAAGCTTTAGAAGATCGTAGCCTTGACGGCAATTGGTGTGAAAAGGATGAGCGTTTTCTCCCTGATCGTTTTATTAAGGGCGAATGTCCTAATTGTAATGCTGCTGATCAGTACGGTGATGTCTGTGAAGTGTGCGGTAAAACCTATTCTCCAACCGACTTAAAAAATGCGCGCTGTGTTCTATGTGGTGGTACTCCGGTTATTCGTAAAAGTGATCATGTGTTTTTCAAACTTAGCGCCGCACCTAATGTTGAATTCTTACGTAATTGGATAGAATCAGGCGCTTTACTTAGCGACACTGCAAATTATGTTAAAAGCTGGTTAGATTCTGGCTTGCGTGATTGGTGTATTAGTAGAGATGGTCCCTATTTTGGTTTTGCAATACCTGATCGACCGGGTAAATTTTTTTACGTTTGGCTTGATGCTCCGTTAGGATATGTGAGTGCATCAGTTGAGTGGGGGCAACAAAATAAAATTGACTTCACTGAATTATGGCAAGCACCGGATAAAACTCGGATCGAACATTTTATAGGTAAGGATATTGTTTATTTCCACACATTATTTTGGCCAGCGGTATTAAAAGCCGTGGGTTACACTTTACCTTCAGCAATACATGTTAATGGTATGTTGACGGTTGAAGGCGAAAAAATGTCAAAGACGCGCGGCACCTTTATTAATGCTGCAACCTTTGCCGAACATATTGAACCACAAGCACTACGATATTATTATGCCTGTCGTTCAGGAGCGGATAGTTCAGATTTAGACCTATCATTTGAAGATTTTGTGTTACGCGTAAATAGTGAGCTGGTAAACAAGCATGCGAATCTTTTTAGTAGAATGTCACAGTTTCTCTCACAAAAATTGGATAATTGTTTAGGGGATTTGCCATTTCTTGCGCAAGAAGCACAAGCCGCACCATTACTCACGACAAATGAAATTAATAGTATGGTCGAGCAAGCACGTCGGGTAGTGGCAGCCTGTCGTAGAGTTGAAGAATTATATCGCAAACGTGAGTTCGGCCAAGTAGTGCGCGAGCTTGCTGGCGTTGCTGATATTGGCAATGAATTTATGCAATCGGCAAAACCATGGGAACAATTAAAAACCGATCCCGAAAAAGCTCGCGAAACTTTAACTTTTGCAGCTAATGTTTGCTATGCTTTAGCTATGTATTTATGGCCAATCGTACCTAAATTTTCCGAGGCTGGTGCTCGAGTGCTTGGGACAACGATTGATAGCATAGATGCAACAAGATTATTTGCAGAACGCAAGCGCAAATTGGGTACGTTTGAACGCTTATTTGAACGCATTGAACGTAAACAAATCGATGCCATAGTTGATGCTTCAAAACAAAGCATGCCAGATACAAATGCATCTAAAAAGACAAATAGCGCGGAAACTACAGCAGGTGTTATTCAGCTTGGCGAGTTAATTGAATATGATCAATTTAGTAAAGTGGATTTAAGAGTTGGATTAATAGTTAATGCCGAGTCAGTGCCAAAGAGTCAGAAATTAATCCGTCTTGAAGTTGATCTTGGCGAAGGTTCATCACGGCAGATTATTGCTGGTATAGCTCAATCATATAGTCCTAATGTTTTAGTTGGTACTCGTATAGTTGTGGTAGCCAACCTTAAGCCCGCAAAACTTATGGGATTAGAAAGTAGAGGTATGGTGTTAGCCGCAGGCGAAACAACCAATATGTCACTATTACGTATTGAAAAAGAATTAGCTCCAGGCACAAAGGTCAAATAGGTGGTAGATTCAACTGAAATTGATTTTGATGGAGCTTCTTTACCGGTTTTGTTTGAGCTTCTTAATCGACCCCAATCACAGATACGAGCTGATGCAGCATGTGCGATTGGTGATCGTCTACGTACTTGCGAATTGCAGCAACTAGAAGTTCACATGCAAGAAAAGTTAGCGCAAATGCTAGCTGATGAAGCTGCAGCAGTGCGTTTTGAAGCTGCAATTACATTAGCGCTAGCAAAAGATAAAAGAGCGACAGATGAATTAATCAAAGCTTTAAATTCTTCTGCGTTACGTCTTGATGCTATTAGAGCATTAGGCACTAGTGGTGATGAAAGAGCTTTACCGACATTATTAAATATTTTAAATCGCCGATTTTTAATGCCATGGGCGGATAAACTACAAGCAGCAGCAGCTTTATGCGCTTTGGGTGATTTAGCAGGCGCACAATATTTGCAAGAAAAGCTTGCAAGTCGCCGTATGGGTGAACGTGCAGCGGCTATTCATTTTTTAGGTGAGTCGAAACATCCGCAAGCTCGCGCTATACTTGAGCAATTGATTGTTGATAGTAGTGAACCATTACGTGATGTTGCCGTTAGAGCAATAGGGCTTTTACAAGATCCCCAAGTTGCTCAAGTGCTTATTGAAACACGCGTGAATGCTGATACTGAATTAAAAGATGACATTGACCAAGCTTTGACTAAACTTGGTATAAAAACTTCTGCATGACATTATGAATAAACCGCTAGCTAAAAATGCCATAGCTTTTTTTGACCTGGACCGTACTCTTATCGCCAACAATTCTGCATTCGCTTTGCTTTGGCAAGAGATAAAAATCGGTCATGTAGGAATGAGTGAATTTTTGGGAGGTTTGTTATGGCTAATTCGTTATAGCTTTGGGGGCACCAATTTAGCGACAGCCGCAACAACTTTGGTAAAAGCAATTAAGGGACACAGTGAACAAAAGCTACAAGAACGTATGACTGATTTTTATTTAAAATATATGCGTCCATGCTTACGTCCAGGGGCATACGCTGTTTTACGTATGCACAGAGAGAATGGAGATCGTTTGGTGTTACTTACTTCGTCTTCTAAGTATCTTAGCCAATTGATTGTAAAAGACTTAGAACTGGATGACTATCTTTGCACTGAACTTGAAATTGGCGCAGATGGCTTATTTACTGGTAATGTTATAGGGTATCCATGTTTTGGAGATGGTAAGCTTATTGCCGCAAGAAATTATGCAAATGAAGTCAAAGTAGATTTGCAGGAATGCACTTTTTATACTGATTCGGCATCTGATATGCCAGTTTTAGAGGCTGTGGGATATCCTGTTGCAGTAAATCCTGATATTCGCTTACGTAGAATTGCCAAAGTAAAGCATTGGCCGATTGTTGACTGGGGCAAGCCAGCTAAGTAGGTTGTTATTAGAAAAGATAATGAATATGTTATACTTTGATTGTTGAAATAAATATATATTTTTAGCAAAGGCTTCGTATTATGGCATCTGAACTATTATTTGCTCGCTTTAAGCCTAGTAATCTCGAACCGCGTAATTCTATTGGCGCAAAATGGGAGCGTTTGCTTAATCATCTTGATTTAGCCAAAGTGGTTGCTGGTCGTCGTACTGCAATTAAAATGCATTTAGGGGGAGGCCATGGCTTTACTACGATTCATCCTTTGTTTGTGCGAAAATTAGTAAAGAAAATAAAAGCAGCAGGTGCTCGTGAAGTTTTTATTACTGATAGCCCTGGCGCAGTAATAAATGCTATAGATCGTGGATATACTAGCGAAGTTGTTGGTTGCGCCATCATATCAAATACCGGCACTGCCGATCGCTATGTTTATCGGCATGATATTACGCCACCGCATTTAAGTTTAGATCATATCGAATTAGCAGGAGAGATTGTTGACGCTGACGCACTTATCGATCTCTCACATGTAAAAGCTCATGGTGCCTGTGGTTTTGGTGGCGCTTCAAAAAATTTATCAATGGGAGCGGTTGACGGTCCAACGCGTGAACGCTTGCATGCTCTTGAAGGTGGCTTAACTTGGGAGCGTGAAAAGTGCAATCAATGTCGCGCTTGTGTTGATAATTGTGATACTGGCGCTATCAGTTTAAGTGATAGCGGCGAATGGAGTGTGTTTTATCATCACTGTCGTTTTTGTCAGCATTGTGTATTAATTTGCCCTGAGCATGCCATCTCATTAGCTGGTGGTGCCTATGATGATTTTCAACGTGGAATGGCTTTAACCACTAATGAAGTATTAAAAACTTTTGCTCCACAATATATATTGTTTATAAATTTTCTAACAGATATTACTATTTTTTGTGATTGTTGGGGGATGACCACACCACGATTGGTACCGGATATTGGTATTTTGGCCGGACAAGATATCGTAGCCATTGAGCAAGCTACTTTAGATTTGGTGCGCAGTGAAGATTTAATCCCGGGTGCTTTACCTGAACATATTAAATTAGCTGCAGAAACTGGCGCACATTTATTTGAACGTATTCATGGTAAAAATCCATATGTTATTGTCGAACAACTTGAAAAATTAAATCAGGGTAGCCATGAATATAAAATAAAAGAGATAGATTAGGGATACCCCTTGGTGAAAATAAAAAATAGCGAAAATAATTTAACCGAGCCACTTGAACCGCCCCAAATTTTACGGAGACTCCATTTCTTGAGAGGATGGAGTTATGAGACCAAACCAGAATTTTTCTAAAGAAGTAAAGCAACGCGCAGTACGTATGGTTTTTAAGCATGAGAGTGAATACAAGTCACGCTGGCAAGCAGTCGAGTCGATCTGTGCAATGTTACCGATCGCCCCATCGACATTCTACGCCCATAAAACTCGCAGGCTTGATCCTGATAAACGTTCAATGCGCGCTAAACGAGACGAGCAACTACAGGTTGAAATCCAGCGAGTTTATGATGAAAGCGATAGCCTTTATGGCGTCGATAAAGTTTGGCGCCAACTGAAAATACAACACATTGATGTAGCTCGCTGCACTGTAGAGCGTCTCATGCGTAACATGGGGTTTACGAGGGGTAGTTCGCGGTAAAGTCTATAAAGTAACGACAATTGCAGATGAAAGAGCAGATAGGCCACAAGATTTAGTACGACGCATGTTTAGTGCCGACGCGCCAAATAAACTCTCAAGTTGCTGATATAACATTTGTGTCAACTTGGCGGGGATTTGTTTATGTAGCTTTTGTTGTTGATGTGTTTTCTCGTTACCTTGTTGGCTGGAAGGTTGATTCATCATAGCGACAGAGGCAAGCAATATCTGTCTATTCGTTATACGGAGCGTTTGGTGGAAGCTGGCATTGAAAGCTCAGTTGGAAGTGTTGGTAATTCTTATAATAATGCTTTAGCGACAATCAATAAATGGCCTTTTCAAAACTGAAGTTATTCACAGAAAAGGACCATGGCGTAATATTGAAGATGTTGAATTTGCTACTCTTAAATGGATAGATTGGTTTAACAATAAAAGATTACTTGAACCACTTGGCTGGTTGCCACCGGCTAAATATGAAGCTATTTATTATGAAGGTAAGCATGCATTAAAAAATGCTGCTTGACTCAAACAAAAGAGTCTCTGGGATAACCGGGGCGGTTCAAAATGATTGTTTGGGGTGGAAAAAATAATAACAGTCATTTTGACACAATTGGAAGGTATTTGCCGTAAATGGTTATTTTGTTACAGCGTTAACAAAGATATTTGCGCGGCACAACAATTGGGTTTTAGG from Deltaproteobacteria bacterium encodes the following:
- a CDS encoding HAD family hydrolase — translated: MNKPLAKNAIAFFDLDRTLIANNSAFALLWQEIKIGHVGMSEFLGGLLWLIRYSFGGTNLATAATTLVKAIKGHSEQKLQERMTDFYLKYMRPCLRPGAYAVLRMHRENGDRLVLLTSSSKYLSQLIVKDLELDDYLCTELEIGADGLFTGNVIGYPCFGDGKLIAARNYANEVKVDLQECTFYTDSASDMPVLEAVGYPVAVNPDIRLRRIAKVKHWPIVDWGKPAK
- the metG gene encoding methionine--tRNA ligase, whose protein sequence is MKQRILVTAGLPYANGSIHLGHLVGYCQADFYVRAHKRLGENAIYICADDTHGTPIELNAARQGVKPTELIERYHKEHKRDFAQFDVAFDYFGSTNNDTNREIVERVYHELRQKEALEDRSLDGNWCEKDERFLPDRFIKGECPNCNAADQYGDVCEVCGKTYSPTDLKNARCVLCGGTPVIRKSDHVFFKLSAAPNVEFLRNWIESGALLSDTANYVKSWLDSGLRDWCISRDGPYFGFAIPDRPGKFFYVWLDAPLGYVSASVEWGQQNKIDFTELWQAPDKTRIEHFIGKDIVYFHTLFWPAVLKAVGYTLPSAIHVNGMLTVEGEKMSKTRGTFINAATFAEHIEPQALRYYYACRSGADSSDLDLSFEDFVLRVNSELVNKHANLFSRMSQFLSQKLDNCLGDLPFLAQEAQAAPLLTTNEINSMVEQARRVVAACRRVEELYRKREFGQVVRELAGVADIGNEFMQSAKPWEQLKTDPEKARETLTFAANVCYALAMYLWPIVPKFSEAGARVLGTTIDSIDATRLFAERKRKLGTFERLFERIERKQIDAIVDASKQSMPDTNASKKTNSAETTAGVIQLGELIEYDQFSKVDLRVGLIVNAESVPKSQKLIRLEVDLGEGSSRQIIAGIAQSYSPNVLVGTRIVVVANLKPAKLMGLESRGMVLAAGETTNMSLLRIEKELAPGTKVK
- a CDS encoding HEAT repeat domain-containing protein, giving the protein MVDSTEIDFDGASLPVLFELLNRPQSQIRADAACAIGDRLRTCELQQLEVHMQEKLAQMLADEAAAVRFEAAITLALAKDKRATDELIKALNSSALRLDAIRALGTSGDERALPTLLNILNRRFLMPWADKLQAAAALCALGDLAGAQYLQEKLASRRMGERAAAIHFLGESKHPQARAILEQLIVDSSEPLRDVAVRAIGLLQDPQVAQVLIETRVNADTELKDDIDQALTKLGIKTSA
- a CDS encoding DUF362 domain-containing protein → MASELLFARFKPSNLEPRNSIGAKWERLLNHLDLAKVVAGRRTAIKMHLGGGHGFTTIHPLFVRKLVKKIKAAGAREVFITDSPGAVINAIDRGYTSEVVGCAIISNTGTADRYVYRHDITPPHLSLDHIELAGEIVDADALIDLSHVKAHGACGFGGASKNLSMGAVDGPTRERLHALEGGLTWEREKCNQCRACVDNCDTGAISLSDSGEWSVFYHHCRFCQHCVLICPEHAISLAGGAYDDFQRGMALTTNEVLKTFAPQYILFINFLTDITIFCDCWGMTTPRLVPDIGILAGQDIVAIEQATLDLVRSEDLIPGALPEHIKLAAETGAHLFERIHGKNPYVIVEQLEKLNQGSHEYKIKEID